A segment of the Gossypium hirsutum isolate 1008001.06 chromosome D10, Gossypium_hirsutum_v2.1, whole genome shotgun sequence genome:
GTATGCTGGAATTAACTCCAGTAATCAGCCCATACTTGACCCATAGTTAACCCGTGTTTTAACCCATTTGGAGATTGAACAATCTTGGGCCATTTCTGGATTGATAGTCCAAGAACTTAACCCTAAATCCTATAAACAAGTCTTCATAAACTTCTGTATGGGTTAAAGTACCTGATAGATCCTTGTATTATAGGGACTGAATCAAATTAATCCCTTCactattaaatagatcaatttagtccctatactaataaaaaagtttaaataagtCCAAGTTGTAACATATGtaacatttattatataaaaaatgtcTTGAAAGTTATTGCAACTCAATTcgaaacaaaatattttattacaaagCGATAAAAGccttaaaaatattaactctttTAAACCGTAAATGTTAAGTCTATTGTAATTTGGTCTTATTATATTCTTTTtaatgatatagggactaaattgatacaTTTGATAATTCGAGACTAATTTGTTTAAATATTAGATTATAATTTTTGGAATTTGGTGATTGCAAATTAAATAAATGGTGaaagcattaaaaataaaaacagggGAAAGCTAAATTGGATACTTACCAGCCATGAAAGATTGCCCTCGTCATATGCATGAAAAGGACTCAGATAATCTGTACACAATTATATAGCTTTTAATTTGGACTGAATACCTTAAAAATAAACCAATAAATCCCAAGGCTTCATAAATCATTAAAAGAAGATCATACAATCAGGGTATTGAAGAGAGGTGTTCTGAATGGTGTTGAGCTCCTTATAGACATCCGATTCCAGAATCTCCTTCGTCATCTCCCTCCATGGAATGTTGTTCCTCTCCGCTGTACTGTTGGAATATTGTATTCCATTATTTCGTATAGACATATACATCAAAAACACACAGAcacgaaaaaagaaagaaaggaaggaacCTGATAAGGACTTGTCGGGCACCAAGCTTAAGCAGggagtaaaagggcttaaatgAAATGAGAGCTTCAACAAGGCGAGAGAAAGGGGTCTCATCTGCCCATTTAGGCCTTTCACGATCTCCCTCCTTGTAGGCTATTGATATAGTCTCCGTCTCAGCCTGGTCTGTCATCCCAACATGAACTAAATCTCTTCTTCTgcttcccatccttcttcttgTTGCAGCTGAAGATGCGAGGAAAAGCTTCTCAGAAGACGAACAAGAAGTTGCCCACAGCGCCATTTGTAGATGATTAACAAACACTTGGAATGAAGGTTACAGATCTGTAATCTATCAGTATTCTGTTTCAATGTGAGTGAGATTTGAGACCAGAAGCAGTTTTGCATTTTCTTTTCTTAACCTGAATCTTCTCAGCCTATTGCATAACTCCACGTGGATGATAAGACATCAAAGTTTATCTGCTTGCTTTGTTTCCCCTATAATATTTGTTCTTTCTTCCTTGATAATTTATATGGATAATGACATCAATGACCCCTGCATTTTGGGGTTTGTTTTAATGTGGTACTTAAAGTTTCAAAACACCGTCACTTTTCTTTGCTGATGTAGCACATTCATGAGCTTAATGACAAGGCCAAGCTTGAAGGCGAGAGAGATGATGTGGCCGTGGCACTCGTTGGTTCCGTCTTCCATCTTGGCAAGGACGTAATTGTAGTCCTTGGCCACGAAAAGAAGCTAAGGCCATGAGTGGGTGCGGTAAAAATACTACTTCATTTGGTAATTCTGGAGAAGGAAAAGCAAGTTGCAAGTTTGCATCATTGATGGTGGCCTTGCTTATGGACACCATTGTTTTCTTCGGTGGATTTGTTGTTGCCGAATGGAATTAGGgcttttgatttttcattttatgttttatgggtTTTTATGGTTGAACAAATACAAGATGATAATGAAAATAGAGGTTTgggttttttcttttcattttctacatTTTTTCTTCCAAGAGAGGACAAGAGGGATATGAATGTGGagaatttaaatttcttgaaagtttttaatttctGGGTTTTTCTTCTACTTAAGTATAGGGATTTTATGAGaaatagggttttttttttaagattttttgagaaattttttcgggaaaatatcttaaaatattttatcctttttcttctattttagttaataaaaaaattgtacaatttaatctttaaccTTTAATGAAAAATGCCACATATCACTATTTTGTTAGGGtcacaataaaataatagtgttAAATTCCagattaattaacaaaattaaacttcaaaaatcaaaTTAGACATTTTAAAAGTACAATTACCGCATTAGAACATACCTTAAAATACATGGGCCACTGGTGCCATTATCTTTTATGgtattgtttttattaattggtggagttttttttttttatgtagaAAGCATAAATGATTCGGATCTTGACAATTAAATCGagaacatataaaattaaatttaaaaccctttttcttttaagtggtttgtttctctcttttttattttgcTCACCTCGAAAATTGGCACTACCCATTTTTTCCACCCTTTCACTAATCAACTCTTTCATCCACGTGTTCTCTTTTTATAATTTGCaaatctattttttctttcacaaATTGTGAAAGACAAATGAAAGTGTATGTTATCGTTGAAACTCCATCAACCACCAATAGCTTCTCTTAGAAAGTGGGTGGCTCTTCGTCAACTTCTTAATATGTTTctattttgagagtattttaaaataataaattatttcacgAGTCAATTTGGACCTGTGTTGTAttatgttttatatgtttttttttgtttttcattctttaataagttttcatttttaaaagttttgTATGCTCTTGTAACACGTTTCTTAGTTTTGCTTATGCATGTAGTCTTGCTTCTGCAAatgattttagggatgattttgtcATCCTCTCCAGTTTGAGGGATACTCAGTTTTTTGTCGATTTTTACTCGCCACTTTAGAATATTTTAGGTTATTTCCTTATCATATTAAGTGTttgcaatcactccagatatgtcATGCTTAAGTTGTAACAGAGTCAATTGTCAACGTgttataatgttttattaatgttGAAGCTAAAACTTTTGTTGTGTTAATGGAACTTCTCTTTCACCACTTACGAcgaatgtttattattattttcctcgAATTATATAATCATacaataaattaattaacttcCTTTCAAAGGGACAAAGAAAAAAGCATCAATGAtacataatttttattcaatatttcattttcattaatgACCTTTGGAGGTTACATTAACCATTCATAACTTTTGTTAATATTCCATTTCCATACATTATCtttaaatttacatttattatcttcaaattttcattttcatgcatgacttttaataatattttattttcattcattatttttttttaaaataacagcTTAATTCATAAATTGATACTAAATTATAATGTTTTTctctattttagttttttttgtcaTAAATGGTATTTAAACTATTCTTTTCCCAACTTGGTATCTCCGTTAGTTAAAccattaaatctattttttttaaaaaggcttAACCTATACATTGATACCTAaaactatgtattttttttttctcattttggcATCTAAACTATTATTCTGTTGTTCATTTTATACAAAAATGTTATATCTGTACAAAAAAAACCCACCAATAATAATTTGCCACATTATATAAACtgtataaacaattttttttatttttttttatttttttatcattttctttctttttcttttataatgtATAGTGATGCTCAAAATTTGCCCTCTTGAAATTGAGATGATGATGGTTAATCCTATTTTCGTACTTCATCGCCTACACGCTCAACTTGACGAGATCGAAAAAGTTATTTCATTGTCCAGAACCAATGTTTCTTGAACCGAATTGAAATGACCAATCGGACCTGAAATCGATTGGGGGTACCGGTTCAAAGATAGAGTTGAACCAATTAACCTGCAAATCAATCCAGGTAGGTTGAAccaaactaataataataatttaacccAACCAAGAACTAGTGATTTGATTGCTTTGGCCATAAGTCCAGttctaaagaaataaaataaaagagaaaatttaaaagtttaactAACATTTGAACTAAAAAAGGTATCAACTTGGgagaaaaaatagtttaaatgcCACTTGTAACCAAAAAAACAATGTTtgggtcaaaatgaaaaaaaaatatacataatttagatACCAATTATGGGTTAAACTtctgttttaaataaaattaacaattggACTAACGAATGTATCACCTCGAAAGAAAGTTTAAATACAAGATGGGGAAAGGTATAATTCAGGTACTAATTGAtgaattaaaccaaaaataacaAACTTGTTTTATTTGTTTCCTATTCCTCTTTTTGTGTCTTAAGTTATCATAAAGCTTGTTGTAATTTGCCTTGGTGTGGTTTTCTTAGTGAAAATAACAAACCAAGGCAGCTGGAAAACACTTGCAGAAAGATGCATTAATAAGTTGAcgaaattaaacatatatatgcaATCCAACTCAAAAGTTCAAATAAACACATCTTGCCTTCGAAAAAGCATTTGCCTTTTCTgcttcaaaaaggaaaaaattcgACTAAAACTTGCGTTTCCATCTAATCTTACGAGAGGATCCTTACAATACTAAGAAAGAAAGAAGCAACAATCAGCGGTTGCCTTAGCCAGGAGTGAGCACTACGATGAGAAGCACTCAGATCTGCAGTATCTGGTCCCATCCCCAGTGTTCCTGTCGACTGAGAAATGCTTGCATTGTTCACTGTCTTGCTGGATTACAAAAACATGCATCCACTCAATTGAATTAGTAGGTATTGCTGTTTTAAACTTTCAATCATTGATTGAGAGTTTCGAAATTCAAATTATTAATACAAAAGCATTACCTGGAAGGAAACTTGCAATTTCCATAGcctgaaaaaaaaatagaatgagCATTGCATCATCAAATGAAATGAAAGAGTTTATTGGGAACTCTGAAGTCTGAACTCACTAGGGTCTAAAGAAGTGAGAGCGGCATTGTTGGAGAAGGAGCAAGCATCGTCAGTCATGCCGTGCTTCAAGTAGTAGTCATTGAAGGCATAAGACGCCGTTTTCTGGACATCAGAGGGGTCGTAACAGGGTCCGCCTTGCTGGATCCGGCTGCAGTCCGTTCCGCCAGGACCGCAAGCCCAGTCCAGCGCTCCCTGAAGCGCCGCGTCGTCGGCGTTGTTCTTTGCGACACACCAAAGCTCCGTGACCACCGTTTCGCCGCCGTGCTGGGCCAAAGAACGCGGCAGCGACACGAAAATGAGATAGAGAAAGAGAGGAAGGAAGTGATTTTGGGACATGGTAAAAGGGAGAGAGCCGGTTGATGATTTGGAATGTGCGGGGGATTGAATACTAATTAAAAAGGGAAAGTGTGGGAAGATCGATGGAAAAGCGACCGTTGGGACACTTTAAGGGTATAAGTAGTTGGGAGATCTAAAAACAAAAGGCGAAGGCAAAGCAGAGAGGAAAGATCTGGGCTGGGGATACGAAAAGAGTAAGagtatgtttggttgggtgtattggcatagccaatacacccctaatcggtgggcccacTTAATCCCACGTTTGGTTGAGTGTATTGCCCTAATACGGGCCTATTACGTTACGTACGCAATCCTCATTTTCTCTGCTTCAACGCTGATTTTCCAATCCCTTCCAAAAGAAAGGATAAGCTAATCGGTGTCTGTTTTACCCTTCCCAGCAGAAATCGTTCtccccaccctctccctctccctctccctctccctctccctcccaacatcaacagAAGTTGCCACCGAACCAAACCTCCACCCGCTCAGATCTTTCGCCGACTTTCATCTTGGCATCTTTCACCAACATCAACAGAAGCGGCAAgtgcttcttctctttttttacttaatttggatttttaattttcttcatCATGATTGTTTTGTTGACAAAAAACAGATTTGTGTTCTTCAACTATGGTGGGTTTTGTctgttgaaattagggtttttttgggGATAAATTATCAATTCTCCTGCATTATCATTCTATCTTGTATATTGTAGGCTTAATTTGCATTAGACTCTTCCTATATAAAACTCAATGTGTCGGTTTCGTTTGTTgatctttttgttttccttttccaTCTTCAGCAATTTGGGCAGCCACAGTGGTTGACTATCAAAGGGCACTCACATTTTGTTAAAAGGGTGAGCATTTTTCTAGTTTCCTAAACTCTCCACATACGGTTCTATTGATGTAAGCTAATTAAAAGTATAATCCAATTCAATGAAATCAGGTTAGTGAAATGCTGGAGACTAAAGGTTGTCAATTTAAACTTGGTTGTGAAGTACAATCTGTTTTGCCTGCTGATAATGGTGAGTGCTTGCCTCGAAAATCATCCATCTTTCAATATTTACCAGGAAAAATATGACTTTTTCATATCAGATTTTACAGACCCCTGAGGATAGTTGTGTATAAATGGATTGACAGGTACCACCATGGTCTGTAGAGATGGTTTTCAAGAAACTTACAATGGATGCATAATGGCTGTTGATGCTCCCACTGCCCTAAAATTATTAGGAAATCAAGCAACATTTGAAGAAACAAGAGTACTGGGTGCTTTCCAATATGCTACCAGGTACTAAAATTTGTACTCCCTCGTTGATCTGTTTGCCTTCGAACGTCTCAAAATTAATATGCAAGTATAATCTAATCTATTTTGCACGTTCTTTAGTTTATTTAAAGTGAGCTACTAAAATTCATGAAATCTAATCAATTGTTTCTGTTGGCAGTGATATTTTCCTTCACCGGGATAGTACTTTAATGCCACAAAACAAATCAGCTTGGAGTGCATTGAATTTTCTCAATAGTAGCAAAAATAATGCATTCTTAACATACTGGCTCAATGCATTACAGGTATGTCAAAAAATTAAGTTTGCTAATATTGTCTAACATCTAGGGAAGCATAGAAGATTCTTGTCAGATACCATTTATTTCAtcagaattactaaaatacttgGTTGTTTATCCAGTTATAACTTGAGTAATGCTGAGTGGTTCTTATTCTTTTTACAGTATATTGGGAAAACAAGTGAGCCATTTTTTGTGACTGTCAATCCAGACCATACCCCGAAGAATACCTTGCTTAAGTGGTCGACTGGCCATGCAATTCCCTCTATTGCTGCATCAAAAGCTTCACTTGAGCTTGGTCAGATTCAGGGGAAGAGAGGAATCTGGTTCTGTGGTGAGATCCTCATGAAATTAGTTAACATTTTGGACCAAAATTTTGGGGAGAAGTAAATTATCAAGGGATGAAACTAGCTCTTTTAGTTCTCTTCCACTAGCTATAGATTTGTGAAGTATTATTGCTACTGTTATGGTGCTGTGCTTTTATATTTCTTGTGTTCTAAAACCTTCATTAGCTGTCATTATAAGATAATAAAACACGATGTCAACTGCCTCTCGTCTGAGTATCTGTTTTACAATTATTTCAGGCTATGACTTCAATCAGGATGAACTAAAGGTACCTCTACCTAGTAATTTCTGCTTATTTTCAACTCTTAACAAGCAAGATAAATTCCTTTAGTTTAGGCTGCAATGAAAGTACAAGAATCCACAAAGCATGTTTCTAAGGTGCTCTTTTTTTCTCAGGCTGGTATGGATGCTGCACATGGTATCTTGGGAAAGCATTCTTCTGTTCTGCACAGTCCAAAGAATATGTCACCCTCTTTCATGGAAACAACGGCACGCCTCTTTGTTACTAAATTCTTTCAACAATATATATCTATGGGCTGCGTAACGTGAGTTCTTAAATATAATCACTCAATGTTAGTTCACTGCATGTTTTTCTACTTGAATTTGACACAATTGACCATGTGGCTATCATCAGTTTCTTAGAGGAAGGAGGCAGAATTTTCACTTTCAAAGGAAACATGGAAAAGTGTCCTCTTAAAACAGTTCTGAAAGTGCATAATCCTCAGTTTTACTGGAGGGTACACACCACACATTACTTAATTCTTAATTCAGTTGGATTACTTGTTAATATTAAACTCTATTGTCACCTTTGCTTATGAGCATTATATGTGCTTTCCCTCCAGATCATGAAAGAAGCTGATATAGGCCTTGCAGATGCATATATCCATggagatttttcttttcttgatgaAACTGAAGGCCTTCTTAATCTTTCTGTTCCTATACATACAATAGAAATTAGGTTTGTTATGATTTATCATAATCTTCATTGATAACTTTGCAGATTCTTGTTGCCAATAAAGAGAACTCAGCTGCCTCAGGATCGAATAAAAGAAGGTTCATTATAAGCTTGAAGAAGAATCTAGATTGCAATACTGGTAGAATCCATAAATAAAACCGGTTTATTAAGCATGGACATTTATTTGGTTGCAGGACTTGGTGGTCACCTGCTCTGTTAACAGCTAGTATATCATCTGCAAAGTATTTTGTGAAGCATCTCTTAAGACAAAATACTATTACACAAGCTCGTAGGAACATTTCTCGTGTTGTTTGTGTAGCTATGCCATCAAGAAGAAGGACGAAATCGAGAGAGTTGCCAAGGCCAATCGTTGAGGAATTGGTAGGACTTTGCATAAACCATGGCAGTGGACACTTCTGTTTTTTATTCAGTACTTTATAAGTTACCTATTTTGTGTTCCGAACATAATATGAATGTTCCGTTATTTAAGTTGAGATGTTATTGAAGAAAGCATATCCTGTTTTGGTTATATATGTTGTACTTATTTTGCCATGGTTTGAAGCTGTTGAGTTCATCTTTGCTGCAAACAAAGAGATGAGAGTGCTTGATGTGGTTGTTTTGACCACATTAAATCGCCCTGCCTGTTGCTGATAATTAGTACTTAAAAAAGAGACAATTAAAGGAAGAAATCAAATTGAGTTTTTCCAATTATTGAGCAGATGAAATTATACAAGTCTTTCAAAAATATTGTTTTGAATTTCTAACCCAGCCAATagaagcaaagaaaaaaatattaattggaGCAATTGTACAAACTTCTATTTGAAGTTAAATACAAAGGCCGTAACACTATTGAAATCAAGCCTTTCAACCTGCATTAACAATGGAAGAGAATGCAGTTCATCAACgtcaaattttatatgttttatgaaCATGATTCTCTCTATCTACagataaagaaaattttttttggaactttATACTACAAAAGTCGATTTAATAATCCCCGTTCTAATACTGCTTATGTTGTTTGGCTTGTTTCAGTtggaaatataatttattagttataattattttaaattttattaaatcatatattttaattaaaatatatttaatattaattatttcaaattttcttttatagtatcatatattatgatttgagtaaattcatataagaatattaattattaagaattttattaaattatatattttaattataatatatttaataataattatgttactttatattttacagtatcatatattatgatttgagtaaattcatataagaatattaattattaagaattttattaaattatatattttaattataatatatttaataataattatgtttaaatatgattaaattatttattattgatattaataatcttattaaaatttaaataacaataacaataataatttaccaaaacaaatttctgctaattataagaattttattaaattatatattattaattaaaatatatttaataataattatgtttaaatatgattaaaatatttattactgataataat
Coding sequences within it:
- the LOC107914498 gene encoding PLASMODESMATA CALLOSE-BINDING PROTEIN 5 encodes the protein MSQNHFLPLFLYLIFVSLPRSLAQHGGETVVTELWCVAKNNADDAALQGALDWACGPGGTDCSRIQQGGPCYDPSDVQKTASYAFNDYYLKHGMTDDACSFSNNAALTSLDPSYGNCKFPSSKTVNNASISQSTGTLGMGPDTADLSASHRSAHSWLRQPLIVASFFLSIVRILS
- the LOC107915373 gene encoding uncharacterized protein; translated protein: FALDSSYIKLNVSVSFVDLFVFLFHLQQFGQPQWLTIKGHSHFVKRVSEMLETKGCQFKLGCEVQSVLPADNGTTMVCRDGFQETYNGCIMAVDAPTALKLLGNQATFEETRVLGAFQYATSDIFLHRDSTLMPQNKSAWSALNFLNSSKNNAFLTYWLNALQYIGKTSEPFFVTVNPDHTPKNTLLKWSTGHAIPSIAASKASLELGQIQGKRGIWFCGYDFNQDELKAGMDAAHGILGKHSSVLHSPKNMSPSFMETTARLFVTKFFQQYISMGCVTFLEEGGRIFTFKGNMEKCPLKTVLKVHNPQFYWRIMKEADIGLADAYIHGDFSFLDETEGLLNLSVPIHTIEIRFVMIYHNLH